Proteins co-encoded in one Campylobacter ornithocola genomic window:
- a CDS encoding triose-phosphate isomerase gives MIFAANLKCNHTRSSFELYAQELNQKLNHEDEVFIFPPSIAFLKENFSFHLGAQNFYPCENGAYTGEIGKIHLEEFNIKSVLIGHSERRALNEDESFLKAKFDFAKNLNFNIIYCIGESLENKNTNKSLDFLKKQIENIDLSYKKLIIAYEPIYSIGTGVSANLDDINTILNFLREFTKSKLLYGGSVNQSNIKEICALKNCDGVLIGSAALKANDFLNMIKIAKE, from the coding sequence ATGATTTTTGCAGCAAATTTAAAGTGCAATCACACAAGATCAAGCTTTGAACTTTATGCTCAAGAATTAAATCAAAAACTTAATCATGAAGATGAAGTTTTCATCTTCCCTCCTAGTATAGCTTTTTTAAAAGAAAATTTTTCTTTCCACCTAGGAGCTCAAAATTTCTATCCTTGTGAAAATGGGGCTTATACGGGAGAAATAGGTAAAATTCACTTAGAAGAGTTTAATATAAAAAGTGTTTTAATCGGTCATTCTGAAAGAAGAGCTTTAAATGAAGATGAAAGCTTTTTAAAAGCTAAATTTGATTTTGCAAAAAATCTTAATTTTAATATTATTTATTGTATAGGCGAAAGTTTAGAAAATAAAAATACTAACAAAAGCTTGGATTTTTTAAAAAAACAAATTGAAAATATTGACTTATCTTATAAAAAACTTATCATAGCTTATGAGCCTATTTATTCTATAGGCACAGGAGTAAGTGCTAATCTTGATGATATCAACACCATACTTAATTTTTTAAGGGAATTTACCAAGTCTAAGCTTTTATATGGTGGAAGTGTTAATCAAAGCAATATTAAAGAAATTTGTGCCTTAAAAAATTGCGATGGAGTGTTAATAGGTTCAGCAGCACTAAAAGCGAATGATTTTTTAAATATGATAAAAATAGCTAAGGAATAA
- the gap gene encoding type I glyceraldehyde-3-phosphate dehydrogenase — MAVKVAINGFGRIGRCVARIIMKRDDIELVAINDTTDIELTKYLFKYDTVHGVYDGSVENENDDLIIDNKKIKVLKSRSVADLDFAKYGAQIVLECTGAHLTMEKCQGFLDHGVQKVIMSAPAKDKTPTYVLGVNAHEYKGESIISNASCTTNCLGPICRVLQDNFGIEKGLMTTIHAYTNGQSIIDAKARDKRRSRAAAQNIIPTSTGAAKAMKLVMPELDGKLHGQSMRVPVADVSTVDLTATLKKKVSKEEINEAFRKAAASNLKGILLVDDEERVSSDFITCSYGAIVASDLTQVICDDFVKVVAWYDNEWGYSSRLVDMAVFVAKA; from the coding sequence ATGGCTGTAAAAGTTGCAATAAATGGTTTTGGACGCATTGGAAGATGTGTTGCAAGAATTATCATGAAACGCGATGATATTGAACTTGTAGCAATTAACGATACCACTGATATTGAACTCACAAAATATCTTTTTAAATACGACACTGTTCATGGAGTATATGATGGTAGTGTTGAAAATGAAAATGATGATTTAATAATTGATAACAAAAAAATAAAAGTTTTAAAAAGTAGAAGTGTAGCAGATTTAGACTTTGCAAAATATGGCGCACAAATTGTTTTAGAATGCACTGGTGCACACTTAACTATGGAGAAATGCCAAGGATTTCTAGATCATGGAGTGCAAAAAGTTATTATGAGTGCACCTGCAAAAGATAAAACTCCAACTTATGTTTTAGGAGTAAATGCACATGAATATAAAGGTGAAAGTATCATTTCAAATGCAAGTTGTACTACAAACTGCTTAGGTCCAATTTGTAGAGTTTTGCAAGATAATTTTGGCATAGAAAAAGGTTTAATGACTACTATTCATGCATATACAAATGGACAAAGTATTATTGATGCAAAAGCAAGAGACAAAAGAAGATCACGCGCTGCTGCTCAAAACATCATCCCTACTTCAACTGGTGCAGCAAAAGCTATGAAACTTGTTATGCCTGAGCTTGATGGAAAACTACACGGTCAAAGTATGCGTGTGCCTGTGGCTGATGTATCAACCGTGGATTTAACTGCAACTTTAAAGAAAAAAGTAAGTAAAGAAGAAATCAACGAAGCCTTTAGAAAAGCGGCTGCTAGTAATTTAAAAGGTATATTATTGGTTGATGATGAAGAAAGAGTTTCAAGTGATTTTATAACTTGCTCTTATGGTGCAATTGTAGCAAGTGATTTAACTCAAGTAATTTGTGATGATTTTGTTAAAGTGGTTGCTTGGTATGATAATGAATGGGGATATTCTTCTCGTTTAGTAGATATGGCAGTATTCGTAGCAAAGGCTTAA
- a CDS encoding phosphoglycerate kinase, with translation MSSILSIKDIDLAKKKVFIRCDFNVPQDEFLNITDDRRIRSAIPTIRYCLDNGCAVILASHLGRPKEIASKYSLEPVAKRLARLMTKEVVMAKDVIGEDAKKKASELKSSEILLLENLRFEKGETKNDENLAKELASMADVYINDAFGVCHRAHASVEAITKYFDNTNKGAGFLLQKEIEFASNLIKHPARPFVAVVGGSKVSGKLQALTNLLPKVDKLIIGGGMAFTFLKAQGYDIGNSLLEEDLIEEANKILLKGKNLGVKIYLPVDVTAAQTCSQEAVMKYTPVQEIPAGWMGLDIGPASVRLFKEALSDAQTIWWNGPMGVFEIDKFSKGSIKMSHYISESHATTVIGGGDTADVVARAGDADEMTFISTGGGASLELIEGKELPGVKPLTIKDNE, from the coding sequence ATGAGTAGTATTTTATCAATTAAAGATATTGATCTTGCAAAGAAAAAAGTATTTATTAGATGTGATTTTAATGTTCCTCAAGATGAGTTTTTAAATATCACCGATGATCGCCGTATACGTTCGGCTATCCCTACTATAAGATATTGTTTAGATAATGGTTGTGCAGTTATTTTGGCTTCACATTTAGGGCGTCCAAAAGAAATAGCTTCAAAATATTCTTTAGAACCGGTTGCAAAAAGACTTGCACGTTTAATGACCAAAGAAGTCGTCATGGCTAAAGATGTTATAGGTGAAGATGCAAAGAAAAAAGCTAGTGAATTAAAGTCAAGTGAAATTTTACTTTTAGAAAATTTACGCTTTGAAAAAGGTGAAACTAAAAATGATGAAAACTTAGCTAAAGAACTTGCTTCTATGGCTGATGTTTATATTAATGATGCTTTTGGAGTTTGTCACAGAGCTCATGCTAGCGTTGAAGCTATCACTAAATACTTTGATAATACAAACAAGGGCGCAGGTTTTTTACTCCAAAAAGAAATAGAATTTGCAAGCAATCTTATTAAGCACCCTGCGCGTCCTTTTGTTGCGGTAGTAGGTGGTTCTAAAGTAAGTGGGAAATTACAGGCTTTGACTAACTTGCTTCCAAAAGTAGATAAATTAATCATAGGTGGAGGTATGGCATTTACTTTCTTAAAAGCTCAAGGTTATGATATAGGGAATTCTCTTTTGGAGGAGGATTTAATTGAAGAAGCAAATAAAATCTTACTCAAAGGTAAAAATCTAGGGGTAAAAATTTATCTTCCTGTGGATGTTACAGCAGCGCAAACTTGCTCTCAAGAAGCAGTGATGAAATACACCCCTGTGCAAGAAATTCCTGCAGGTTGGATGGGACTTGATATAGGTCCTGCTAGTGTAAGGTTATTTAAAGAAGCACTTTCTGATGCTCAAACTATTTGGTGGAATGGACCTATGGGGGTTTTTGAAATCGATAAATTCTCAAAAGGTAGCATTAAAATGAGTCATTATATTAGCGAATCTCACGCAACAACAGTGATAGGTGGTGGCGATACTGCTGATGTTGTAGCAAGAGCAGGTGATGCTGATGAGATGACTTTTATTTCAACCGGTGGCGGAGCATCATTAGAGCTTATAGAAGGAAAAGAACTTCCTGGTGTAAAACCTTTAACCATAAAGGATAATGAATGA
- the nadD gene encoding nicotinate (nicotinamide) nucleotide adenylyltransferase — MKIALFGGSFDPPHLGHNAIVFNALANLELDKLIIMPTFISPFKQEFTANEQRRLKWCEMIWGGLEKVEICDFEIKKQRPVPSIESVDFLYKQYEISKFYLILGADHLQSLEKWHEFERLQNLVEFVVAKRDDIFIPKHFKTLDTKVDISSSFIRQTLQTSQVCEKIKEEVKLYYSKFKNI, encoded by the coding sequence ATGAAAATCGCACTTTTTGGTGGCAGTTTTGATCCACCTCATTTAGGGCATAATGCTATAGTCTTTAATGCGCTAGCAAATTTAGAGCTTGATAAACTCATTATTATGCCAACTTTTATTAGCCCTTTTAAGCAAGAATTTACTGCAAATGAGCAAAGACGCTTAAAATGGTGTGAGATGATTTGGGGAGGTTTAGAAAAAGTTGAAATTTGTGATTTTGAAATAAAAAAACAAAGACCTGTACCTAGTATAGAAAGTGTTGATTTTTTGTATAAACAATATGAAATTTCTAAATTTTATCTTATTTTGGGAGCTGATCATTTGCAAAGTCTTGAAAAATGGCATGAATTTGAAAGATTGCAAAATTTGGTAGAATTTGTTGTAGCTAAAAGAGATGATATTTTTATACCAAAACATTTTAAAACCTTAGATACTAAAGTAGATATTTCTTCTTCTTTTATAAGGCAAACATTGCAAACATCACAAGTTTGTGAGAAAATCAAAGAAGAAGTTAAGCTTTATTATTCTAAATTTAAAAATATTTAA
- the rsfS gene encoding ribosome silencing factor: protein MQERINNIVQILDDKKADLIETFDMQDKDYFVKFVVIATTMGERHALSLIDDLKTNLKSKGEKFLNIESSEEWTVLDLGDILIHLMSETYRAKYNIEEFLKSLNKENQN from the coding sequence ATGCAAGAAAGAATTAATAATATAGTGCAAATTTTAGATGATAAAAAAGCAGATTTAATAGAAACTTTTGACATGCAAGATAAAGATTATTTTGTTAAATTTGTGGTAATTGCTACTACTATGGGAGAAAGGCATGCGCTTTCTTTGATTGATGATTTAAAAACTAATCTTAAAAGCAAAGGCGAGAAGTTTTTGAATATAGAAAGTAGTGAAGAGTGGACTGTGCTTGATTTAGGAGACATTTTGATTCATCTAATGAGTGAAACTTATAGAGCAAAATATAATATAGAAGAATTTTTAAAAAGTTTAAACAAAGAAAATCAAAACTAG
- a CDS encoding EI24 domain-containing protein codes for MSVLYLSLQDFFSKPFLKFSLLPFLISLFLFALLVYYSYDIFFSYIEDVVSGSFMAWFFSFSIVQFSLAFLSAIGGFFIVVFVSVFFTMLIISFLTPYIVKKINQKYYNYSIQKGVGFLEVLLKTFKSILISCILFIVATFLLIIPFVSIVVYYGVFYYLFHKLLLLDVLSSVLDKNTFDDFYKNSSPLYLKITTLFFFILSCIPLLGLFLQVFYVIFLTHLSYQKILNIETKNNG; via the coding sequence ATGAGTGTGTTATATCTAAGCTTGCAAGATTTTTTTAGTAAGCCTTTTTTAAAATTTTCTCTCTTACCATTTTTGATTAGCTTATTTCTTTTTGCTCTACTTGTATATTATAGTTATGATATATTCTTTTCTTATATTGAAGATGTAGTGAGTGGTTCTTTTATGGCTTGGTTTTTTAGTTTTTCCATAGTACAATTTTCACTTGCATTTTTAAGTGCCATAGGTGGATTTTTCATAGTGGTATTTGTTTCAGTATTTTTTACCATGCTGATAATTTCTTTTTTAACCCCTTATATAGTAAAAAAAATAAACCAAAAATACTACAATTATTCTATACAAAAAGGAGTAGGATTTTTAGAAGTTTTACTTAAAACATTTAAATCTATATTAATTTCTTGTATATTGTTTATAGTAGCCACATTTTTGTTAATCATACCTTTTGTAAGCATTGTAGTTTACTATGGAGTTTTTTATTATTTATTTCATAAACTTTTATTATTAGACGTATTAAGCAGTGTCTTAGACAAAAATACTTTTGATGATTTTTATAAAAATTCATCACCTTTGTATCTTAAAATTACCACTTTATTCTTTTTCATCTTATCATGCATTCCTTTACTTGGTTTATTCTTACAAGTATTTTATGTGATTTTCTTAACTCATTTAAGTTATCAAAAAATTTTAAACATAGAAACTAAAAACAATGGATAA
- a CDS encoding hydrogenase small subunit, whose product MPLSNEELKNILEHKITLLENSQKKEKNISIEAVNSIIKVLGLPNNFSPLAHRYFQLHTPPSLIWLHLSECTGCSESLLRTSLPDFLDLIFDFISLEYHETFMSASGYQAELHLEEVLEKKDFLLAVEGGVCAIDPFFLTIGAHGENGYEILQKCAKNAKTIFAMGTCSSYGGIQAAHPNPTKSIGISKVLEEKVINIPGCPPSDVNIIAALCFYVLFEQDMALDEQNRPLTFYGKCLHDLCERKAKFEAGNFAQSFDDENIKQGYCLFKVGCKGPYVYNNCPKVKFNSKTSWPVAAGHGCIACSEENFWDDFGFYEKPMSNEFAYNDFSIILDDKIVYNSSINELNSDNILLDLESDISGIFYQNEIKSNFLDFSFEVNPKVFLNNFAKTKMAMTLVQNYQEQFKTYYDFIQENYDDESKISNNILDLFYFIYPFISGKKLNHLDEFLDLALTYKFKHPSKFDFKTTINEQAKLDVSKSLRMPLIYILGGLDKEAIAFGLIFSLKEHLKQALKACKNTHNKKQVLIHSNHEKLLKLFWDLESI is encoded by the coding sequence ATGCCTTTAAGTAATGAAGAACTAAAAAATATACTAGAGCATAAAATTACTTTATTAGAAAATTCACAAAAAAAAGAAAAAAATATCTCTATAGAAGCAGTAAATTCCATTATCAAAGTTTTGGGCTTACCTAATAATTTTAGCCCTTTAGCTCATAGATATTTTCAACTCCACACCCCTCCTAGCCTTATATGGCTTCATTTAAGCGAATGCACAGGATGCAGTGAGAGTTTGCTTAGAACTTCATTACCTGACTTTTTGGATTTAATTTTTGATTTTATTTCTTTAGAATACCATGAAACCTTCATGAGTGCTAGTGGATACCAAGCAGAATTACATTTAGAAGAGGTTTTGGAAAAAAAAGACTTTCTTTTGGCTGTTGAAGGTGGAGTTTGTGCTATAGATCCATTTTTTCTAACCATAGGAGCACACGGAGAAAATGGATATGAAATTTTACAAAAATGTGCCAAAAATGCCAAAACAATCTTTGCTATGGGAACTTGCTCAAGCTATGGAGGAATTCAAGCTGCACACCCAAACCCCACCAAAAGCATAGGAATTTCTAAAGTTTTAGAAGAAAAAGTAATCAATATACCAGGTTGTCCTCCAAGTGATGTAAATATCATTGCAGCACTTTGTTTTTATGTATTATTTGAACAAGATATGGCTTTAGATGAACAAAATAGACCTTTAACCTTTTATGGAAAATGTTTACATGATTTATGCGAAAGAAAAGCTAAATTTGAAGCAGGTAATTTTGCACAAAGTTTTGATGATGAAAATATAAAACAAGGTTATTGTCTTTTTAAAGTGGGTTGCAAAGGACCTTATGTTTATAATAATTGCCCTAAGGTTAAATTTAATTCTAAAACCTCTTGGCCAGTAGCTGCAGGACATGGTTGTATTGCTTGTAGTGAAGAGAATTTCTGGGATGATTTTGGTTTTTATGAAAAACCTATGAGTAATGAATTTGCTTATAATGATTTTTCTATTATATTAGATGATAAAATCGTTTACAATAGCTCTATCAACGAACTTAATTCAGATAATATTTTACTAGATTTAGAAAGTGATATTAGCGGGATTTTTTATCAAAATGAAATAAAATCTAATTTTTTAGATTTTAGCTTTGAAGTCAATCCTAAAGTTTTCTTAAATAATTTTGCCAAAACCAAAATGGCTATGACTTTAGTGCAAAATTACCAAGAGCAATTTAAAACATATTATGATTTTATACAAGAAAATTATGATGATGAAAGCAAAATTAGCAATAATATCTTAGATTTATTTTATTTTATCTATCCATTTATTAGCGGAAAAAAATTAAACCATTTAGATGAGTTTTTAGATCTTGCTTTAACTTATAAGTTTAAACATCCTAGCAAATTTGATTTTAAAACCACAATTAATGAACAAGCAAAGCTTGATGTTTCCAAATCACTACGTATGCCTTTAATTTATATTTTAGGTGGTTTAGATAAAGAAGCTATTGCTTTTGGCTTAATCTTTTCTTTAAAAGAGCACTTAAAACAAGCTTTGAAAGCATGCAAGAACACACACAATAAAAAACAAGTTCTAATACACTCAAACCATGAAAAATTACTAAAATTGTTTTGGGATTTAGAGAGCATTTAA
- the dut gene encoding dUTPase, with protein sequence MEVKDILKSMLELQQKLNDDTNGVGWENGYTKEGKLISFRRCIYMECAELIDSFAWKHWKSIHSPANWDNVRIEIVDIWHFILSLILEEYKEKQIEDKNFIAEEVSSVTFFDDFCKETSNPNETDIYGILNDIELIIHKCSGFDYDLGELLSVYFVLARKCGLNFFELYKTYIGKNILNQFRQENGYKEGTYQKTWNNIEDNEILNQILKETLEYKEIYKKLQEAYNQIK encoded by the coding sequence ATGGAAGTAAAAGATATTCTAAAAAGTATGCTAGAACTCCAGCAAAAATTAAATGATGATACTAATGGTGTAGGTTGGGAAAATGGTTATACCAAAGAAGGTAAATTAATAAGCTTTAGAAGATGTATTTATATGGAGTGTGCTGAACTTATTGATTCTTTTGCTTGGAAACATTGGAAAAGCATACACAGCCCTGCAAACTGGGATAATGTTCGCATTGAAATAGTAGATATATGGCATTTTATTTTGAGTTTAATTTTGGAAGAGTATAAAGAAAAACAAATCGAGGATAAAAATTTTATCGCAGAAGAAGTTTCTTCGGTAACTTTTTTTGATGATTTCTGCAAGGAAACTTCTAATCCAAATGAAACAGATATTTATGGAATTTTAAACGATATTGAACTTATTATCCATAAATGCAGTGGATTTGATTATGATCTAGGTGAGCTTTTAAGTGTGTATTTTGTCTTGGCTAGAAAATGCGGTTTGAATTTCTTTGAGCTTTATAAAACATATATTGGTAAAAATATTTTAAATCAATTCAGACAAGAAAATGGCTACAAAGAGGGTACTTATCAAAAAACTTGGAATAATATAGAAGATAATGAAATTTTAAATCAAATTTTAAAAGAAACACTAGAGTACAAAGAAATTTATAAAAAACTTCAAGAAGCCTACAATCAAATCAAATGA